The window GCCAAAATGTAGTATTCTTCCATTAGAATCCGGTTGATGTGCCGCATTTCTGGAAAATGGTTCAGGCAGTATTTGTAGTCCTCGTATTCAAGGTAATCGCAATAGGTGTGCTCCAAACTTTGGATGTATTCCTGACTTTCTTGGTTTCGGAAAAAACCGGTAATGGAGGTAAATACTTCGTTCTCCGAATCAATCCATGTGGTGATTTCCGTGGATTCGCTCACAAAATAGCCGCGGACCATTCCCTTTTTGATGAGATATAACCGATTGCATACTTCGCCCGCCTTACTGATCAATTCATTTTTTTGAAAGGAGCAGCTTTTGATCTTGTCTATCAAATACGCTTTGAGGCTTGGACTGATGGGATAAATGGAATTGAGAAAGAAAACAATGTATAGGTTTTTTTCGGAACTCTCTTTGGCAGGCATTTAGTTATTGGTTTGGTTATCGTTTGTATTCTGTTTCAAAAGTAATACATCGTCTTGAATAGTAACGGTATCATTGGGCCAACAAGGTTCGATCTATCATGATTTGTGTTTAAAGGGATGTTCCCATAGCCCCCGATAGTCCCTTTTCAAAAGAGCAGTGGCCTCGGCATCGTCCACAACGACCCGCTGCTCTGGATGATAAACCAGTGGGCGCTCCAGTTCCATGGCCAGATTGGCCAAAA is drawn from Flagellimonas sp. MMG031 and contains these coding sequences:
- a CDS encoding Crp/Fnr family transcriptional regulator, producing MPAKESSEKNLYIVFFLNSIYPISPSLKAYLIDKIKSCSFQKNELISKAGEVCNRLYLIKKGMVRGYFVSESTEITTWIDSENEVFTSITGFFRNQESQEYIQSLEHTYCDYLEYEDYKYCLNHFPEMRHINRILMEEYYILAEHRVYLARIPNARKRLAFFMEKIKPEIVERIPRKHLASYLAMRPETLSRLMKEIG